The following proteins come from a genomic window of Gopherus flavomarginatus isolate rGopFla2 chromosome 22, rGopFla2.mat.asm, whole genome shotgun sequence:
- the LOC127039063 gene encoding elongation factor 1-alpha, somatic form-like produces MGKEKTHINIVVIGHVDSGKSTTTGHLIYKCGGIDKRTIEKFEKEAAEMGKGSFKYAWVLDKLKAERERGITIDISLWKFETTKYYITIIDAPGHRDFIKNMITGTSQADCAVLIVAAGVGEFEAGISKNGQTREHALLAYTLGVKQLIVGVNKMDSTEPPYSGKRYQEITKEVSAYIKKIGYNPASVAFVPISGWHGDNMLEASANMPWFKGWSITRKEGNVSGTTLLEALDSIIPPSRPINKPLRLPLQDVYKIGGIGTVPVGRVETGFMKAGMVVTFAPANVTTEVKSVEMHHEALAEALPGDNVGFNVKNVSVKDIRRGNVAGDSKNDPPMEAGSFTSQVIILNHPGQIAAGYSPVLDCHTAHIACKFAELKEKIDRRSGKKLEDNPKALKSGDAAIVQMIPGKPMCVESFSEYPPLGRFAVRDMRQTVAVGVIKAVEKKAGGTAKVTKSAVKASKK; encoded by the exons ATGGGCAAGGAGAAAACCCACATCAACATCGTGGTGATCGGCCACGTGGACTCGGGGAAATCCACTACCACCGGGCACCTCATCTACAAGTGTGGGGGCATCGACAAGCGAACCATCGAGAAGTTCGAGAAGGAGGCGGCTGAG ATGGGCAAGGGCTCCTTCAAATACGCCTGGGTGCTGGATAAGCTGAAGGCCGAGCGGGAGCGTGGGATCACCATCGACATCTCCCTGTGGAAGTTCGAGACCACCAAGTACTACATCACCATCATCGATGCCCCTGGGCACAGAGACTTCATCAAGAACATGATCACTGGTACCTCTCAG GCTGACTGTGCGGTGCTGATTGTGGCGGCTGGCGTGGGAGAGTTTGAAGCTGGCATCTCTAAGAACGGGCAGACCCGGGAGCACGCCCTGCTGGCCTACACGCTGGGGGTGAAGCAGCTCATCGTTGGGGTGAACAAGATGGACTCCACGGAGCCCCCTTACAGTGGCAAGCGCTACCAGGAGATCACCAAGGAAGTGAGCGCCTACATCAAGAAGATCGGCTACAACCCAGCCTCTGTGGCATTCGTGCCCATCTCTGGCTGGCATGGGGACAACATGCTGGAGGCCAGCGCCAAT ATGCCTTGGTTCAAAGGCTGGAGCATTACGAGGAAGGAAGGCAACGTTTCTGGTACAACACTGCTGGAAGCCCTGGATTCCATTATCCCTCCTTCCCGCCCCATCAACAAACCCCTCCGCCTGCCCCTGCAGGATGTCTACAAGATCGGCG GTATCGGAACAGTCCCAGTGGGCCGCGTGGAGACTGGCTTCATGAAGGCTGGCATGGTTGTGACTTTTGCCCCTGCCAATGTCACCACGGAGGTGAAGTCGGTGGAAATGCACCACGAGGCTCTGGCAGAGGCCCTGCCAGGTGACAACGTTGGGTTCAACGTGAAGAACGTGTCTGTGAAAGACATCCGGCGTGGGAACGTGGCTGGAGACAGCAAGAACGACCCTCCCATGGAGGCTGGTAGCTTCACCTCTCAG GTCATCATCCTGAACCACCCTGGCCAGATCGCCGCTGGCTACTCCCCAGTGCTGGATTGCCACACTGCTCACATCGCCTGCAAGTTTGCGGAGCTGAAGGAGAAGATCGACCGCAGGTCTGGCAAGAAGCTGGAGGACAATCCCAAGGCACTGAAGTCTGGGGATGCTGCCATTGTGCAGATGATTCCTGGCAAACCCATGTGTGTGGAGAGCTTCTCTGAGTACCCGCCTCTTG GTCGCTTTGCTGTTCGTGACATGAGGCAGACAGTGGCTGTGGGGGTGATCAAGGCTGTTGAGAAGAAAGCTGGTGGAACTGCCAAGGTCACCAAGTCAGCAGTGAAGGCCAGTAAGAAGTGA
- the LOC127039055 gene encoding elongation factor 1-alpha, oocyte form-like, which produces MGKEKIHINIVVIGHVDSGKSTTTGHLIYKCGGIDKRTIEKFEKEAAEMGKGSFKYAWVLDKLKAERERGITIDISLWKFETTKYYITIIDAPGHRDFIKNMITGTSQADCAVLIVAAGMGEFEAGISKNGQTREHALLAYTLGVKQLIVGVNKMDSTEPPYSGKRYQEITKEVGAYIKKIGYNTASVAFVPISGWHGDNMLEASAKMPWFKGWKITRKDGNAAGTTLMEALDSIIPPSRPINKPLRLPLQDVYKIGGIGTVPVGRVETGFMKAGMVVTFAPTNITTEVKSVEMHHEALAEALPGDNIGFNVKNVSVKDIRRGNVAGDSKNDPPMEAGSFTSQVIILNHPGKIAAGYSPVLDCHTAHISCKFAELKEKIDRRSGKKLEDNPKALKSGDAAIVQMIPGKPMCVETFSEYPPLGRFAVRDMRQTVAVGVIKGVEKKASAAAKVTKSAVKASKK; this is translated from the exons ATGGGGAAAGAGAAAATCCATATCAACATCGTGGTGATCGGCCATGTGGACTCTGGGAAATCGACCACCACTGGGCACCTCATCTACAAGTGTGGGGGCATCGACAAGAGAACCATTGAGAAGTTTGAGAAGGAGGCAGCTGAG ATGGGCAAGGGCTCCTTCAAATACGCCTGGGTGCTGGATAAGCTGAAGGCCGAGCGGGAGCGTGGGATCACCATCGACATCTCCCTGTGGAAGTTCGAGACCACCAAGTACTACATCACCATCATCGATGCTCCTGGGCACAGAGACTTCATCAAGAACATGATCACCGGCACTTCTCAG GCTGACTGTGCAGTGCTGATTGTGGCGGCTGGCATGGGAGAGTTTGAAGCTGGCATCTCTAAGAACGGGCAGACCCGGGAGCACGCCCTGCTGGCCTACACGCTGGGGGTGAAGCAGCTCATCGTTGGGGTGAACAAGATGGACTCCACGGAGCCCCCTTACAGTGGCAAGCGCTACCAGGAGATCACCAAGGAAGTGGGTGCCTACATTAAGAAAATCGGCTACAATACAGCCTCTGTGGCATTCGTGCCCATCTCTGGCTGGCATGGGGACAACATGCTGGAGGCCAGCGCCAAA ATGCCTTGGTTCAAAGGCTGGAAGATTACCCGGAAGGATGGGAATGCTGCGGGCACCACTCTCATGGAAGCTCTGGATTCCATTATCCCTCCTTCCCGCCCAATTAACAAGCCACTCCGTCTGCCCCTGCAGGATGTCTACAAGATTGGCG GTATCGGAACAGTCCCAGTGGGCCGTGTGGAGACTGGCTTCATGAAGGCCGGCATGGTTGTGACCTTTGCCCCCACCAACATCACCACAgaggtgaagtcagtggaaatgcaCCACGAAGCTCTGGCAGAGGCCCTGCCAGGTGACAACATTGGGTTCAATGTGAAGAACGTATCTGTGAAAGACATCCGGCGTGGAAACGTGGCTGGAGACAGCAAGAACGACCCTCCCATGGAGGCTGGTAGCTTCACCTCTCAG GTCATCATCCTGAACCACCCAGGCAAGATCGCCGCTGGCTACTCCCCAGTGCTGGATTGCCACACTGCTCACATCTCTTGCAAGTTTGCGGAGCTGAAGGAGAAGATCGATCGCAGGTCTGGCAAGAAGCTGGAGGACAATCCCAAGGCACTGAAGTCTGGGGATGCTGCCATTGTGCAGATGATTCCTGGCAAACCCATGTGTGTGGAGACCTTCTCAGAGTACCCGCCTCTTG GTCGCTTTGCTGTTCGTGACATGAGACAGACGGTGGCTGTGGGTGTGATCAAGGGGGTAGAGAAGAAAGCCAGTGCAGCTGCCAAAGTCACCAAATCAGCTGTGAAGGCCAGTAAGAAATGA
- the LOC127039286 gene encoding cyclic GMP-AMP synthase-like, translating to MRASQRALSPLEAAESSNLRARKQWNLDTLGSHPPEPSQRLRSLSTQSRWKVELDKLHREAAGDLGQVYSQDASADLSEKPGTSAAMRTFQDWKKDNLSQIKGRAKSLRLKQLDVAKAVDLLHAFFRQFFSYLNECPERPYFRDVRELTSGSSYKLLHPNEFDVLLSLQIPDYIQYTEVEGYDGLFYTLTLLRKSRSFPAAFLLEDGQTVSPGNIMAEFRQHLDQFIKVFYSVPFPGWQMRLERKKQNSPVVPLVMVDNRGDTFMSIDLVLALEISGQWPSSDDKGMDIKQLLGEKEPYLRKTLYFIAKQAPGQDNKETWKISLSHVEKEILKSHTSTQMCQMTTCCRLECLQMLESLLGALKTEHPLELATLSSYHAETSFFHTLLEWKQDQDGNPSSVAHCFERVRVNFIQQVATAHLPHFFIPKCNLFGPKFFPPNNLKFLLARLRERQKKKQSTTVSRKKKVGALPLLDADMSWPLMITVGLMVLVSIGLSHFGS from the exons ATGAGAG CCAGCCAGCGAGCTCTGTCCCCATTAGAAGCAGCAGAATCTTCAAACCTCAGAGCGAGGAAGCAGTGGAACCTAGACACTTTAGGCTCCCATCCTCCAGAGCCCTCCCAGCGGCTCCGGAGCCTTAGCACCCAGAGCAGGTGGAAGGTGGAGTTGGACAAGCTCCACAGGGAAGCTGCAG GAGACCTGGGGCAGGTCTATTCCCAAGATGCCTCTGCTGATCTGAGTGAGAAACCAGGGACCTCAGCTGCAATGCGAACCTTTCAAGACTGGAAGAAAGACAACCTCAGCCAGATTAAAGGCAGGGCAAAGTCCCTCCGCCTGAAACAGCTGGATGTGGCCAAAGCAGTCGATCTTCTCCATGCCTTCTTCCGCCAGTTCTTTAGCTACCTGAATGAATGTCCCGAGAGACCCTACTTCAGGGACGTGAGAGAACTGACGTCGGGGAGCAGCTACAAG CTCTTGCACCCGAATGAGTTTGATGTGCTGCTGAGCCTGCAGATTCCAGATTATATTCAGTACACTGAGGTGGAGGGGTACGATGGGCTCTTCTACACCCTGACTCTGCTGAGAAAGTCCCGCAGCTTTCCAGCTGCCTTCTTGCTGGAGGACGGGCAGACTGTGTCCCCAGGGAACATCATGGCTGAGTTCCGGCAGCACTTGGATCAGTTCATCAAAGTATTCTACTCAG TGCCTTTTCCTGGATGGCAGATGAGGCTGGAGAGGAAAAAGCAGAACAGCCCAGTGGTGCCCCTGGTGATGGTGGACAACCGAGGTGACACGTTCATGTCTATTGACCTTGTCCTTGCTCTGGAGATCTCTGGCCAATGGCCCAGTTCAGACGACAAAGGGATGGACATCAAGCAGTTGTTGGGGGAGAAGGAGCCATATCTGAGGAAGACCCTCTATTTCATTGCTAAACAGGCCCCTGGTCAAGATAACAAAG AGACCtggaaaatttctctctctcatgtggAAAAGGAGATTTTGAAAAGCCACACCAGCACCCAGATGTGTCAGATGACCACGTGCTGCAG GCTAGAATGTTTGCAGATGTTGGAAAGTCTTTTGGGAGCCCTGAAGACAGAGCACCCCTTGGAACTGGCTACTTTGAGTTCCTACCATGCTGAGACTTCTTTCTTTCACACGCTGCTGGAATGGAAGCAGGACCAGGATGGGAACCCCTCCAGTGTTGCTCACTGTTTTGAAAGGGTCCGGGTCAATTTCATTCAGCAGGTGGCAACCGCTCATCTGCCTCATTTTTTCATTCCCAAATGCAACCTGTTTGGCCCGAAATTCTTTCCGCCCAATAACTTGAAGTTTCTACTGGCGCGCTtaagagagaggcaaaaaaagaaGCAGTCAACCACTGTGTCTCGAAAGAAGAAGGtcggagccctgccactgctggaTGCTGATATGAGCTGGCCCCTAATGATCACTGTGGGTCTGATGGTTCTGGTGTCGATTGGACTTTCCCACTTCGGGTCATAA